The DNA window TCGTAGAGCCTGGGTCGTCGTCCCATCTGGAATCGGCTCCGCTACCTCCTGCAAATGTGCCTGAGACTGAAAAAAGTACCCCGACGTGAAAAGCTCCGGCAACACGAGAAGGTCCGCGTCGAGAGTAGATATGTGATCAGCGACGGCATCACGGTTCTCAGTGGGCCGAAGATACTGGGGGGCAAACTGAAGGTATCCTGCCTTCATGACTGACTGTGGTATTACGAGGAGATTGCAATAACAGAAATAAAATAGGAGAGTGCTCGGACACGCAGAGCCCCTCCCTTATAGGCCTTCTATTACGGCAAGGATCTGATCAAAATCCGGCTGCTTTCCGGCATTCTCAAGGACTTCCTGGTAACGTAACACTCCCTCCCCGTCCACAACGAACGCTGCACGCTTCGAAATGCGATCGAGGTTCATCGGAGTAAAGTTGGAGTCGTACTTTGCCCCGTACATCTCACTCACCATCGCATTGTGATCACTCAAAAGCGGAAAGTCGAACGCCTCCACCGAACGGAACTCGTCAAGCACAAACGGTGAGTCCGTAGAGATGCCCACGACCGTTGTCTCCCCAAACTGATCGAGGCCATTGTTTACCCTGTTGAGTTCGGTCGTACAGACGCTAGTGAAGGCCCCCGGAAAAAAGAGCAGTACGACCGGGTGCCCGCGATGCTCCGAAAGCTGCCACCGCTCACCGTCGTGCGTAAAGAGTTCAAAATCCGGTGCCGTACGTCCCACCTCTACCGGAACGGGATCATCGGGAACTGGGCTCATCGTAATAGTCAGGTCGTTCGAAAGAACGAGAGAGAAATCGTATGAATCCGATTACTGGAATCGGATGGCGCGGACCGGTTCCACCTGAGCAGCCACTCGAGCGGGAATGTACGCCGCCACCCCACAGAGGATCAACGTAAGCGTACCCACAATCAGGTAGTCCATGGGATTCAACTCGATGGGAGCAGTTGTCATGTAGTACGCCTCGGCCGGAAGCGGAATCAACTCAAATCGCAACTGAATGTAGCCGAGTGTGAGGGCCAGAGCCGACCCGATGAGCGTCCCCACTCCGCCGATCAGCACGCCGAAGGAAAGAAACAACCGCTTCAGGGTCCGCCCCGACGTGCCTAAGCTTTGGAGAACTCCGATCTCACGGGTCTTCTCGAGAATAAGCATGAGCAGCGTGCCGACGATATTGAACGCCGCTACGAGCACGATGACTCCAATCACCAGCGGGATGATACTCTGCTGAAGATCCACCCAGGCAAAGAGGGATGAGTAGGGCTGAATCTGATGGATGGTGCGTGCCGTAGCGGGAAATCCGGCCCGCCGTTCAATTTGTGCAGCTACGGAGTCGACCGTTGAGAAATCCCGCACCGTTACGTCGAAGCGACTCACGCCCCCCTTCGGCATGCCCACAAGACGACGCGCAGTTCCTAGATCCGTGAAAACAAAATGGTCGTCGATGTTTGATAGCGAAGTTTCATAAAGGCCGGCCACGACGAACTGCTTCACCCGAGGCCGGCGGAGCTGTACCCCCCCGCCGTTCTGGCCCTCATTCCGCAATGAAAACGCCGTCACAACCTGCCCCAAATCAAGCCCGAGCCGATTGGCAAGTGCAGCCCCCACCACGAGCGGCGGGTGCTCATGCGTTCCCTGCTCCAACTCAAACGTCCCGCGCTTCACGTGCTCCCGGAGATATGACGGCGGAGCGTCGGTCCCCAAGAGCCGAACCCCATCAATAGACTTTGCTGACTGTCGGAGCAGGACGATGCCTTCCACCATGGGCGCTGCACGGGTCACGCCTTCAGTGGACAATAGAGTATCTTGAAGCGCTCCTGCCTCTGTTAGTGGACGATCTCGAAAGTAGCTCTGCACCTGAACGTGCGCTCCAAACCCGATAATTTTCTCGGTAATCTCTTGGCTGAAACCGCGCACGATGGAGAGGGAAAGCAGTAGGGCGGCCACTCCAAGCGCGACCCCGCCAATGGCTACGTAGGTCACAAAGCGCAGAAAGCTCCGTCCTTCAGCTCGTCCCTCTGCCCCACGCAGATACCGGAGAGCCATGAAATGTTCAAAGCGCACACTCAAGACAGCAAATCAATTATCAGAACAAGGCGATCGCATCCCCCGAAAGGATTCCATGGGTTGTACATTTTCGGGACAACCTGTATGAGTGCCCCAACGGGTGTACGGTACCTGAGTTGCGGACCCCGTCGTGGGGATCGACCGAGGCCCGGAAGCGTTTCCGAACATGGACAAACACCGGTCCGTATCGAAAATAGCGTTACTGATCCGTATCGATCTCCATCCTCCCTGTTCTAGGGAAGAATGCAGTTTTGAATTCAGTGGGCCTCACGAAGGGCCCAGGTAACGCTTGTCTTCGATGCATCGTCGAACAGCACGTCTATTCCCGTACCGACTATGAAGAATGCCATTGCGAGTGTACCGACGCCCCAAAACGAACCGACGCTGTCGTATGCCCCCGGCTCCGAGGAGCGCCGCTCCGTAAAAGCGCGCCTGCAAGAAATGCGCAACGACACCGTTGAAGTTCCAGCCTTCATTGGCGGGGAGGCCGTCCATACCAACGAGACAAGTCGTATTTCTCCCCCACACGACCATCAGCACACCCTGGGACACGTGCACCAATCTGGGGGCGACGAGGTCGATCGTGCAATTGATGCGGCCCTCGAAGCGAAAGCCGAATGGGCCGGAATGGACTTTTCGGATCGGGCCGCGATTTTCCTTCGCGCCGCCGACCTGATTGCCGGTCCGTACCGGGATACGCTCAACGCGGCCACTATGCTCGGGCAGGGCAAAAGTATCCACCAGGCCGAGATCGATGCCGCCTGCGAGTTGATTGATTTCCTGCGCTTCAACGTCCACTTCGCAGAGCAAATCTACCGCCGTCAGCCGAACAGCTCGGAGGGCGTGTGGAATCAATTGCAGTATCGTCCGCTGGAAGGCTTTGTTCTCGCCGTTACCCCCTTCAACTTCACCGCCATTCAGGCGAACCTCCCGACGGCCCCGGCTCTGATGGGGAACACGGTGCTCTGGAAGCCGGCCTCCCGCTCGGTCTACTCTGCATACTATACCTACAAAATTCTGGAAGAAGCCGGACTGCCGCCGGGCGTCATTAACATGCTTCCCGCCGATGAGGGAAGTGCGGTAGGCACCCCCGCCTTGGAGTCTGAACACTTTAGTGGCCTTCACTTCACAGGCTCCCAGAAAACGTTCAATCACCTTTGGTCAACAATCGGGGAGAATCTGGGACGATACCGGACGTACCCCACGATTGTAGGAGAAACCGGCGGCAAAGACTTCATTGTCG is part of the Salinibacter sp. 10B genome and encodes:
- a CDS encoding redoxin domain-containing protein, coding for MSPVPDDPVPVEVGRTAPDFELFTHDGERWQLSEHRGHPVVLLFFPGAFTSVCTTELNRVNNGLDQFGETTVVGISTDSPFVLDEFRSVEAFDFPLLSDHNAMVSEMYGAKYDSNFTPMNLDRISKRAAFVVDGEGVLRYQEVLENAGKQPDFDQILAVIEGL
- the pruA gene encoding L-glutamate gamma-semialdehyde dehydrogenase, translated to MKNAIASVPTPQNEPTLSYAPGSEERRSVKARLQEMRNDTVEVPAFIGGEAVHTNETSRISPPHDHQHTLGHVHQSGGDEVDRAIDAALEAKAEWAGMDFSDRAAIFLRAADLIAGPYRDTLNAATMLGQGKSIHQAEIDAACELIDFLRFNVHFAEQIYRRQPNSSEGVWNQLQYRPLEGFVLAVTPFNFTAIQANLPTAPALMGNTVLWKPASRSVYSAYYTYKILEEAGLPPGVINMLPADEGSAVGTPALESEHFSGLHFTGSQKTFNHLWSTIGENLGRYRTYPTIVGETGGKDFIVAHPSADVSQLSTAIVRGAYEYQGQKCSASSRLYVPRSLWPEVRDEVGTHLDDISMGPPEDFTNFVNAVIDQRAYDKIVGYIEDAREDENAEIVFGGNYDDSTGYFIEPTLIRALDPKQTTMKEEIFGPVTTVYVYPDEEYASTLSLVDETSPYGLTGSIFASNRTAIKLASDVLEQAAGNFYINDKPTGAVVGQQPFGGARRSGTNDKAGSIFNLERWVSPRAIKENLNPPTNYEYEWNQPDAADEPAIRTEAGDGSIAS
- a CDS encoding ABC transporter permease — translated: MALRYLRGAEGRAEGRSFLRFVTYVAIGGVALGVAALLLSLSIVRGFSQEITEKIIGFGAHVQVQSYFRDRPLTEAGALQDTLLSTEGVTRAAPMVEGIVLLRQSAKSIDGVRLLGTDAPPSYLREHVKRGTFELEQGTHEHPPLVVGAALANRLGLDLGQVVTAFSLRNEGQNGGGVQLRRPRVKQFVVAGLYETSLSNIDDHFVFTDLGTARRLVGMPKGGVSRFDVTVRDFSTVDSVAAQIERRAGFPATARTIHQIQPYSSLFAWVDLQQSIIPLVIGVIVLVAAFNIVGTLLMLILEKTREIGVLQSLGTSGRTLKRLFLSFGVLIGGVGTLIGSALALTLGYIQLRFELIPLPAEAYYMTTAPIELNPMDYLIVGTLTLILCGVAAYIPARVAAQVEPVRAIRFQ